CTGCCCGGCTGGCGATGAGCCGCGGCCGGCTCTCGATTACCGTCTCGATGATCCGCAGGCCGTTGGCGCGGATCGAGCTCCCCGTGATCGTCGACTCCATGATCGCGTCCGCGAGCAAGGGCACCTTGACCTCCGTCGCGCCGTAGGAGTACTCGACGAGGGCTTTGATGCCGCGCTGCTCGAGATAGTCGCGCGTGACCTGCACCAGCTCCGTCGCGATCCGCTTGCCCTCGAGGTCCCGGACGTCGCGGATCGGCGAGCTTTCCGGCACGCACAGGACCCAGCGCGTGTAGAAGCCGCTGGTCCGCGAGACTACCTCCAGGACTTCGGTGACCTCCGCCCGCGCCTCGCGGATCAGGTCCAGGCCCGTGAAGCCGACGTCTATGAGGCCGTCCTGCACGTAGCGCGGCTGCTCCTGCGGCCTCACCAGCAGGCAGTCGATCTCGTCGTCATCTATGGACGGGAAGTAGGAGCGGCCGGAGACCGCGATGTTGTAGCCGGCCTTGGCGAACAGGTCGATCGTGGCCTGCTGCATGTTGCCGTTGGGGATCGCCAGCCGGAGCCTTCGCTTTTCCACTGTTGCCAAAGCCAAAAGAGCGGGATCGGGCCTCAAACAAAGATGCCCTTCCGTTATGCGAAGGGCAACGCGACCCGGCAGGTGAATTCTATCCTAGCGTCAAACGGGCGTCCAACATCTCGCACCGCAGCACTCCGCCCAAGGGAGGGAACACCATGGCCGATACCGAGAGCGCCGAACGCGACCAGATCATCGAGAGCTATCGCGACATCCTCACGGAGTTGCGTCTCCTCACCACGGTCTCGGCCCTGATGTTCGGCTTCCTGCTCACGGCGCAGAGTCTTGCCGAAGGGCGGATCCAGGAGTGGCTGTACGGCGTCGCCCTGGTGCTCATCGCCAGCGCCACCGCCGTGTTCGTCATGCCCGTGGTCTACCACCGCGTGCAGTACCCGTACCACAACTGGGAGAAGTTCCAGGTCAGGAGCCATTTCTTCATCCTCTGCGGCACGCCGTTGCTTGCCGCCGGCGGTTACCTGGGGATGGCTCTGGCCCTCTGGCCCCGCTGGGAGGCCGTTTCGCTCGCCGTAGCGGCCCTTCCGCTGTTGGTGGCCACCCTCGTGTACCTCCTGCGCCGCCAGCTCTCGTAGAGGCGTCACATGACCGCCCTCGAGGCGAGGGGCCCGGCCCGCGCCGGCGAATGCGATGCCGGCTTGCAGGGAGTGAGGGTTTCCGCTGCGCCACAACGGCAGCCTCTTAATCGACCTATAATTCGGATCATGCAGCGGTTGCTCCGGCGCCCGGCCCTGATCACCGGCCTCCTCCTGGTCCTGGCCGGCCTCGCGGCCGCCTGCGCCAGCGAGAAGCCGGCCGGCCGCGTGCACGTGCTGACCTGGAAAGACAACGTCAACCCGGTCATGGAGCGCTACATCGACCGGGGCATCGACACGGCCGAGAAGTCAGACGCCGTCGCCGTCGTGATCAGGCTCGACACTCCGGGTGGCCTCGACAGCGCCATGCGCGACATCGTCCAGCGCATCGAGGCCGCGAGCGTGCCCGTGATCGTCTACGTCTCGCCCTCAGGCGGCCGCGCGGCCTCGGCCGGCACCTTCATCACGATGGCCGGCCACATCGCCGCCATGGCGCCGAATACGTCCATCGGCGCCGCGACGCCGATCAACGCCGACGGCGGCGATATCGAGGGCGCCCTCGGCCGCAAGGTGATCAACGATGCCGTGTCCTACATCCGCGGCATCGCCGAGCTCCGTGGCCGCAACGCCGACTGGGCAGAGTCCGCCGTGCGCGACGCCGCATCCATCAACCAGACCCAGGCCGTAGAACTGAACGTCGTCGACTACGTCGCCACCGGGCTCACGGACCTGCTCAGCAAGGCCAACGGGCGCGTGGTCCAGGTCCAGGACGCCGCCGGCGGCCTGCGCCCGGTGACCATCAACACCGCCCAGGCCCGCATCTACGAGAACGACCCCAACATCTTCGAGACCGTCCTCAACATCATCGCCACCCCGGACATCGCCTTCCTTCTGCTGAGCCTCGGCGGCGCCTTCCTCCTGTTCGAGGTCTTCAACCCCAACATCCTCGGCGGCGTCGTCGGCGTGATCTGCCTCATGCTCGGCTTTTTCGCCCTTGGCGCCCTGCCGACCAACTGGGCCGGCGTCGCCCTGATCCTGTTCGGCTTCATCCTCATCGGCTCGGAGCTCTTCGTCTCCGGCTTCGGCATCCTGGGGATCGGAGGCGTCGTGTCCCTCATCTTCGGCGGCCTCATCCTCACCGGCAGCAGCGAGACCGGTTTCCAGGTCTCACGCTGGCTCGTGATCAGCATGGGCGTGGTCATCGGCGGCACCTTGGTGTTGTTCCTCGGCGCCATCGT
The DNA window shown above is from Dehalococcoidia bacterium and carries:
- a CDS encoding nodulation protein NfeD, with amino-acid sequence MQRLLRRPALITGLLLVLAGLAAACASEKPAGRVHVLTWKDNVNPVMERYIDRGIDTAEKSDAVAVVIRLDTPGGLDSAMRDIVQRIEAASVPVIVYVSPSGGRAASAGTFITMAGHIAAMAPNTSIGAATPINADGGDIEGALGRKVINDAVSYIRGIAELRGRNADWAESAVRDAASINQTQAVELNVVDYVATGLTDLLSKANGRVVQVQDAAGGLRPVTINTAQARIYENDPNIFETVLNIIATPDIAFLLLSLGGAFLLFEVFNPNILGGVVGVICLMLGFFALGALPTNWAGVALILFGFILIGSELFVSGFGILGIGGVVSLIFGGLILTGSSETGFQVSRWLVISMGVVIGGTLVLFLGAIVRARKMPTLSGNERLIGARGRVHSRLNPLGYVYVEGERWEAIAEDPPLGEDTPVIVTGKEGLRLKVKRDPASIPLLPPAGGSQPPTGARV
- the hisG gene encoding ATP phosphoribosyltransferase, whose product is MEKRRLRLAIPNGNMQQATIDLFAKAGYNIAVSGRSYFPSIDDDEIDCLLVRPQEQPRYVQDGLIDVGFTGLDLIREARAEVTEVLEVVSRTSGFYTRWVLCVPESSPIRDVRDLEGKRIATELVQVTRDYLEQRGIKALVEYSYGATEVKVPLLADAIMESTITGSSIRANGLRIIETVIESRPRLIASRAALLDDWKRQKIEDLALMLKGALAAEGKVWLSMNVRRADLDAVLAILPALDKPTVASLSDPGWVDVTTIVDEDLVKVIVPRLKKAGAHGIVEYPLNKIIE
- a CDS encoding DUF6328 family protein; the encoded protein is MADTESAERDQIIESYRDILTELRLLTTVSALMFGFLLTAQSLAEGRIQEWLYGVALVLIASATAVFVMPVVYHRVQYPYHNWEKFQVRSHFFILCGTPLLAAGGYLGMALALWPRWEAVSLAVAALPLLVATLVYLLRRQLS